The window CGGTCACCATGACCGACGACGAGGTGGCGGCGCTTCTGGCGTACCGACGGAAGGTGCAGATCGCGACGATCAACCCGGACGGCACGCCGCATCTGGTGACCATGTTCTTCGCGACGGCCGAAGGCCGGATCGCGTTCTGGACCTACCGGGCCTCGCAGAAGGCCCGCAACCTGGCCCGCGACCCGCGCCTGACCTGCCTGGTCGAGGACGGCGAGGACTACTTCGAGCTGCGCGGCGTGCAGGTCAACGGCACGGTCACGGCGATCACCGACCGGCCCGGGGTGACAGGGGTGGGCCGCCTGATCGCGGCCCGGATGCCGGACATCCCGGCCGACGCCCTCGACGCGTACGTCGATCACGCCGCCCGCAAACGCACCGCCTACCTGGTCGAGCCGGTCCGGGTGACCAGCTGGGACCATCGCAAGCTGCTGACGTGACCATCCGGCCCCGCGGACGCATAGACTGACCGCCGGCCGGAGCGGGGTGGGAGGGCGCATGTCAGTCGGTGCGACGGTGGGCCGTCCCCGCGATCCCGAGGTCGACGAACGGATCACCAGGGCCGCGGCCGAGGTCTTCGGCACCGAGGGCTGGGCCCGTTTCTCCGTCGACGCGGTGGCCCGCCGGGCCGGTGTCGGCAAGGCCTCCATCTACCTGCGCTGGCCCAACAAGGAGGCGCTGCTGGTAGCGGTCTTCGCCTCCCGCCTGTCCGGTGTCCGCGACATCGACACCGGCAGTCTCCGCGACGATCTGGTGGCGCTGGCCCGCCAGGTGCTGCACGCCTTCCTGGACGAGTCGGGCGGCGCGGTCCTGCGCCTGATGCTGGAGGTGGAGAGCATCCCGGCCGGCCAGGAACACCTGGACCGTTTCCTGCAGTCCCAGGCCACGGCGGCCCGGGCCATCGTCCATCGCGGCATCGACCGGGGCCAGCTACGTCGGGACATCAGCGTCACCCTGCTGCTCAACACGATCAGCGGCGGCGCGCTGAACCACGCGTTGACCACACCGTCCCGCTCCCGGGCGAAGGTCGCCGCGACCGCCGACCGCTACGCCGAGGAACTGGTCGACTTCGTCCTGGCCTCAGTGACCCCGACCGGCTAGCGCGACCGCCCGCAGGCGCTCGCCCTCGCGGACCAGGTCACCGGAGCGGATCAGCAGTTCCACGTGGGCGGCGGTCTCGGCGACCGCGCCGACCAGCATCGGGCCGATCTCCTCCCACGGGCGCGACCAGGTCAGCTGGGACGCCACCTGCCAGATGGTGGCCGCGCCCAGGCGCTCGACCGTCGTCCGGATCTCCCGGCAGCGCTCACGGTGGTGCGAGTCCAGTTCGGCGGCTCGGGCGGCGATGCCCCGGAAGCGGTACTCGTGGCCGGGCAGCGCCTCGCACTCGTCGTACGCGGACACCTTCGCCAGTGACTCCAGGTAGCGGCCGAGCGGGTCCTCGCCGGTCAACTGCAGGCCGATGTTGGGGCTGATCCGGGGCAGCACGTGGTCGCCGGTGAGCAGCACCTGGGCGTCCGGTTCGAGCAGGCACAGGTGGCCCGGTGTGTGGCCGGGTGTCCAGACCGCCCGCAGCCGGCGGCCGGCCAACGGGACCAGATCGCCGTCGTCGAGCATCACGTCGGCGTCGGCGAGCGGCGCGAAGTGCAGGTCGACCGCCGCCCCGAACCTCCCGATCAGGCCGTCGATCTCCTCGGCCGGAACGTACAGGTCACGCATCCAGGCCGACAGCGCCACACTGGGCGCGGTCTCCCGGTCACGCAGCATCGTCGCGTGTTCGGCCGGGTGCATCGCCACCCACGCCCCGGAGGCGTCGCGGAGCCGGGCGGTCAGCCCGTGATGGTCCGGGTGCACGTGGGTGAGCACGACTCCGGTGACGTCGGCGGCGGTCGCCCCGGCCTCGGCGAGCCCGGCGGTGAGCGCCTGCCAGCCGGAGTCGCTCTCCCATCCGGGGTCGACGACGACGAGCCCGTCATCCCCCGGGATCAGGTAGCTCAACGTGTAGCGCAGCGGATTGTTCGGGATCGGCACCGGAACCGACACCAGCCCACCGGCCAGCTTCTCCACCGGCGGCAGGACCTTGGCCCGCCAGGCGGCCTGCTGCAGGTTCATCCCGGACCCCTTTCCTAGACGACTTACGTCTAGGAAATGGACCATATCCTGATCGCCGGTCGTTCAGCAATCACCGGCGGCGGTGGGAGCTACATCATCTCCTCGGTGGTGGGGATCAGGACGGTCTTCAGCTCGGTGTAGGCCTCGATCGACGTGCGGCCGCCCTCCCGGTTCAGGCCGGACTGGCCGTAACCACCGAAGGCCACGTGCGGCTCCAGCTGGTAGCCGTTGACGCCGACGGTTCCGGCCCGCAGGGACTTCGTCAGGCGGAACGCTCGCTTCACGTCCGACGTCCAGACCGTCGCGGCCAGGCCGTACGTGGTGTCGTTGGCCAGCCGCAGCGCCTCGTCCTCCTCGGTGAACGGGACCACCGCCAGCACCGGGCCGAAGATCTCCTCGCGGGCGATCGTCGCGTCGTTGGCGACGTCGGCGAACAGGGTCGGTTCGACGAAGTTGCCGGCCGCCAACTCGCCGTCCGGGCGTCCGCCGCCGGTCACCAGGCGGGCACCCTCGCTGCGGCCGGATTCGATGTAGCCGAGAACCCGGTTCAGCTGACGTTCGTTGATCAGCGGGGACGCGGTGGTCTCCGGGTGGAACGGGTCGCCGTAGGTGACCAGCGCGGCCATCGCCTCGGCGATCGCCAGGAACTCCTCGTAGACGTCCCGGTGCACCAGCGCCCGGGTGTGCGCGACACAGGCCTGGCCGGAGAGGCCCATCGTCACCGTGCCCATCGTGGTGGCGGCCGCCGCGTACACATCGGCGTCCGGGAAGACCAGTGACGGGCTCTTGCCGCCCAGTTCGAGGCTGGTCCGTTTGACGCCGTCGGCGGCGGCGGCCAGGACCTTGCGGCCGACGCCGCGGCTGCCGGTGAAGCTGATCTTGTCGACCTGCGGGTGGTTGATCAGGGCGTCGCCGGTGATGTCGCCGGGGCCGGTGACCACGTTGAGGACGCCCGGCGGTAGACCGGCCTCCTCCATGATCCGGGCCAGGCGCAGCGCGGAGAACGTCGCATACTC of the Actinoplanes sichuanensis genome contains:
- a CDS encoding TetR/AcrR family transcriptional regulator, which gives rise to MSVGATVGRPRDPEVDERITRAAAEVFGTEGWARFSVDAVARRAGVGKASIYLRWPNKEALLVAVFASRLSGVRDIDTGSLRDDLVALARQVLHAFLDESGGAVLRLMLEVESIPAGQEHLDRFLQSQATAARAIVHRGIDRGQLRRDISVTLLLNTISGGALNHALTTPSRSRAKVAATADRYAEELVDFVLASVTPTG
- a CDS encoding MBL fold metallo-hydrolase, encoding MNLQQAAWRAKVLPPVEKLAGGLVSVPVPIPNNPLRYTLSYLIPGDDGLVVVDPGWESDSGWQALTAGLAEAGATAADVTGVVLTHVHPDHHGLTARLRDASGAWVAMHPAEHATMLRDRETAPSVALSAWMRDLYVPAEEIDGLIGRFGAAVDLHFAPLADADVMLDDGDLVPLAGRRLRAVWTPGHTPGHLCLLEPDAQVLLTGDHVLPRISPNIGLQLTGEDPLGRYLESLAKVSAYDECEALPGHEYRFRGIAARAAELDSHHRERCREIRTTVERLGAATIWQVASQLTWSRPWEEIGPMLVGAVAETAAHVELLIRSGDLVREGERLRAVALAGRGH
- a CDS encoding aldehyde dehydrogenase family protein; translation: MVLSIKAKRDEVGLAGGELLIAGDWRPSADGATWNHLHPATAEEVGTFAIASASDVDAAVRAARTAFDEGTWPRTRAKERIKVLRRIADAIRENAAELQTLVALDNGVPVSFGETYAMSVECVADIFDHHAGWVDKLAGETLPGYQGGDHMVLTLREPVGVVAAIVAWNGPLLLTAQKVAPALAAGCTVVLKPSEYATFSALRLARIMEEAGLPPGVLNVVTGPGDITGDALINHPQVDKISFTGSRGVGRKVLAAAADGVKRTSLELGGKSPSLVFPDADVYAAAATTMGTVTMGLSGQACVAHTRALVHRDVYEEFLAIAEAMAALVTYGDPFHPETTASPLINERQLNRVLGYIESGRSEGARLVTGGGRPDGELAAGNFVEPTLFADVANDATIAREEIFGPVLAVVPFTEEDEALRLANDTTYGLAATVWTSDVKRAFRLTKSLRAGTVGVNGYQLEPHVAFGGYGQSGLNREGGRTSIEAYTELKTVLIPTTEEMM
- a CDS encoding pyridoxamine 5'-phosphate oxidase family protein, which gives rise to MKQRDAVTMTDDEVAALLAYRRKVQIATINPDGTPHLVTMFFATAEGRIAFWTYRASQKARNLARDPRLTCLVEDGEDYFELRGVQVNGTVTAITDRPGVTGVGRLIAARMPDIPADALDAYVDHAARKRTAYLVEPVRVTSWDHRKLLT